A portion of the Saccharomyces paradoxus chromosome XV, complete sequence genome contains these proteins:
- the CYT1 gene encoding ubiquinol--cytochrome-c reductase catalytic subunit CYT1 (Cytochrome c1~similar to YOR065W), giving the protein MFSNLSKRWAQRTLSKSFYSTATGVASKPGKLTQKLVTAGVAVAGITASTLLYADSLTAEAMTAAEHGLHAPAYAWSHNGPFETFDHASIRRGYQVYREVCAACHSLDRVAWRTLVGVSHTNEEVRNMAEEFEYDDEPDEQGNPKKRPGKLSDYIPGPYPNEQAARAANQGALPPDLSLIVKARHGGCDYIFSLLTGYPDEPPAGVALPPGSNYNPYFPGGSIAMARVLFDDMVEYEDGTPATTSQMAKDVTTFLNWCAEPEHDDRKRLGLKTVIILSSLYLLSIWVKKFKWAGIKTRKFVFNPPKPRK; this is encoded by the coding sequence ATGTTTTCGAATCTATCCAAACGTTGGGCTCAAAGGACCCTTTCGAAAAGCTTCTACTCTACTGCAACAGGTGTTGCTAGCAAACCAGGCAAGCTTACTCAAAAGCTGGTTACTGCAGGTGTTGCTGTCGCCGGTATCACCGCATCAACTTTACTCTATGCAGACTCTTTAACTGCAGAAGCTATGACTGCAGCTGAACACGGGTTGCATGCCCCAGCATATGCTTGGTCTCACAATGGGCCTTTTGAAACATTTGACCATGCATCCATTAGGAGAGGTTACCAAGTTTACCGTGAAGTTTGCGCCGCCTGCCATTCTCTTGACAGAGTGGCTTGGAGAACTTTGGTTGGTGTTTCTCACACCAACGAAGAGGTTCGTAACATGgctgaagaatttgaataCGACGATGAACCTGATGAACAAGGTAACCCTAAGAAGAGACCTGGTAAATTGTCTGACTACATCCCTGGGCCATACCCAAACGAACAGGCCGCAAGAGCTGCCAATCAAGGTGCTTTGCCACCTGATCTATCTTTGATTGTGAAAGCTAGACACGGTGGTTGTGACTacattttctctttgttgACCGGTTATCCTGATGAGCCTCCTGCTGGTGTGGCCTTACCACCAGGCTCTAATTATAACCCTTACTTCCCAGGTGGTTCCATTGCCATGGCAAGAGTCTTGTTTGATGACATGGTCGAGTACGAAGATGGTACCCCCGCAACGACATCTCAAATGGCAAAGGACGTTACCACCTTTTTAAACTGGTGCGCTGAACCTGAACACGACGACAGAAAGAGACTGGGTTTGAAAACGGTGATAATCCTATCATCTTTGTACTTGCTATCTATTTGGGTGAAGAAGTTCAAATGGGCCGGCATTAAAACCAGAAAATTCGTTTTCAATCCACCAAAGCCAAGAAAGTAA
- the GYP1 gene encoding GTPase-activating protein GYP1 (Cis-golgi GTPase-activating protein (GAP) for Rabs~similar to YOR070C) — translation MGVRSAAKEMHERDHTSDSSSLVTSLMKSWRISSVTSSKKPSLYKMNTTESTSLPSGYASSANRDRRTSDGNFEAMAKQQASTRRTSNSYSPLRYVSPTLSTASNESPRPALLLRQHHQRHHHHQQPRHSSSGSVGNGSSNSTEPSKKGDRYFKDLDEDWSAVIDDYNMPIPILTNGGFGTPIAPTRTLSRRSTSSSINSTSITGPSAVRNSSSSFTYPQLPQLQKEQTDDSKKTQLEIENERDVQELNSIIQRISKFDNILKDKTIINQQDLRQISWNGIPKIHRPVVWKLLIGYLPVNTRRQEGFLQRKRKEYRDGLKHTFSDQHSRDIPTWHQIEIDIPRTNPHIPLYQFKSVQNSLQRILYLWAIRHPASGYVQGINDLVTPFFETFLTEYLPPSQIDDVEIKDPSTYMTDEQVADLEADTFWCLTKLLEQITDNYIHGQPGILRQVKNLSQLVKRIDADLYNHFQNEHVEFIQFAFRWMNCLLMREFQMGTVIRMWDTYLSETSQEVTSSYSISSNDIKAPVTPTEPRVASFVTPTKDFQSPTTALSNMTPNNAVEDSGKMRQSSLNEFHVFVCAAFLIKWSDQLMEMDFQETITFLQNPPTKDWTETDIEMLLSEAFIWQSLYKDATSHWL, via the coding sequence ATGGGAGTAAGATCTGCTGCAAAGGAAATGCATGAACGGGACCACACCTCAGACAGTTCCAGTTTGGTAACTTCCCTAATGAAATCTTGGAGGATATCATCGGTTACTTCCTCCAAGAAACCATCATTGTACAAAATGAATACCACTGAATCCACTAGTTTACCCTCGGGTTACGCTTCCTCGGCAAACAGAGATCGAAGGACCAGTGACGGTAATTTCGAGGCTATGGCAAAACAACAGGCAAGCACTAGACGTACCTCGAATTCTTATTCGCCTCTACGATATGTGAGCCCCACTTTAAGCACTGCAAGTAACGAAAGTCCCCGGCCCGCTTTACTCTTACGTCAGCACCACCAGCGCCATCACCACCATCAACAACCACGCCATAGTAGCAGTGGTAGTGTAGGCAACGGTTCTAGTAACAGCACAGAACCTAGCAAAAAGGGTGATCgatatttcaaagatttggATGAGGATTGGAGTGCTGTTATTGACGATTATAATATGCCTATCCCCATACTCACTAATGGTGGCTTCGGTACACCTATAGCTCCAACAAGGACTTTGTCGCGAAGGTCTACCTCTTCCTCCATCAATTCGACTTCGATTACGGGACCTTCCGCAGTACGGAAttcctcctcctctttCACATACCCTCAATTACCACAGCTGCAAAAAGAACAAACTGATGATTCCAAGAAGACTCAATTGGAAATCGAAAACGAACGGGACGTTCAAGAATTAAACTCCATCATCCAGCGCATTTCTAAATTTGAcaatattttgaaggatAAAACAATCATAAATCAACAAGATTTGCGCCAGATTAGTTGGAACGGTATCCCAAAAATACATAGGCCCGTTGTTTGGAAATTATTAATAGGATATTTGCCTGTGAACACTAGGAGGCAAGAGGGTTTCTTGcaaaggaagagaaaagaatatagGGATGGTCTAAAACATACCTTTTCTGACCAGCACTCAAGGGATATTCCAACTTGGCATCAAATAGAGATAGATATACCGAGAACAAATCCTCATATTCCCCTATATCAGTTTAAGTCCGTACAGAACAGTTTACAACGAATACTTTATCTTTGGGCAATTAGGCATCCTGCTAGCGGGTATGTGCAAGGTATTAACGATTTAGTTACACCATTTTTCGAGACTTTTCTCACAGAATATCTGCCGCCTTCGCAAATAGATGATGTGGAGATAAAGGACCCCTCTACGTATATGACAGATGAACAGGTCGCAGATTTGGAAGCAGACACGTTTTGGTGTCTTACCAAATTGCTGGAACAAATTACTGATAACTATATTCACGGACAACCAGGAATATTGAGGCAAGTGAAGAATTTGAGTCAGCTAGTGAAACGAATTGATGCTGATCTATATaaccattttcaaaatgagCACGTGGAATTTATACAGTTCGCATTCAGGTGGATGAATTGCCTTTTAATGAGAGAATTCCAAATGGGCACAGTAATAAGAATGTGGGATACGTATTTATCTGAAACTTCACAAGAGGTCACTTCTTCATATTCCATATCGTCCAATGACATCAAGGCCCCCGTAACTCCAACAGAACCTCGGGTGGCAAGTTTTGTAACACCAACAAAAGATTTCCAATCTCCCACCACAGCACTTTCTAATATGACCCCGAATAATGCAGTTGAAGACAGTGGGAAAATGAGACAGTCTTCGCTCAATGAGTTTCATGTGTTTGTTTGTGCTGCATTTCTCATTAAGTGGAGTGATCAGCTAATGGAAATGGATTTTCAAGAGACTATAACTTTCTTACAAAACCCTCCTACTAAGGACTGGACTGAAACGGATATCGAAATGCTCCTGAGCGAAGCCTTTATTTGGCAATCTCTTTATAAAGATGCTACGTCCCATTGGCTGTAA
- the VPS5 gene encoding sorting nexin 1 (Nexin-1-like~similar to YOR069W): MDYEDNLEAPVWDELNHEEDKTQSVISNSIEPVSQLSTHEKGKEEGRKDELETTASLVNKISLDIAPEWKGTGLSVADNPLLEEHDDSKADALINSLAPEQDPIADLTNSATQLIVTRESGDALFTGNVNSPLVFDDTIYDASTSPNTSRSISGRRFGKPRILFDSAKAQRNSKRNHSLKTKKTTASNNTTKTPFTDPLKKAEKENEFVEEPLDDRNDRKESNKEKAAASVEKNILEQVDKPLYNLPKTGANTVSPIKVEENPKMFEKTKTGSKVLPTEKATAFKVEVKDPVKVGELTSIHVEYTVISESALLELKYAQVSRRYRDFRWLYRQLQSNHWGKIIPPPPEKQSVGSFKEDFIENRRFQMESMLKKIGQDPVLQKDRDFLLFLTSDDFGSESKRTAFLTGSGAINDSNDLSEIRISEIQLLGAEDAAEVLRNGGIDAESHKGFMNISFSSLPKYNETEEFFTEKKQKMDELEDNLKKLSKSLDMVDTSRNSLAASTEEFSSMIGSLSSLNISEANSELLNNFADVHKSIRSSLERSSLQETLTMGVMLDDYIRSLASVKAIFNQRAKLGYFLVVIENDMNKKHTQLGKLGQNIHSEKFKETKKEFLALERRYNLTKTQWQEVGDRIKDEFQNFSIDKIREFRNGMEISLEAAIESQKECIELWETFYQTNL, from the coding sequence ATGGACTACGAGGATAATCTAGAGGCTCCTGTTTGGGACGAACTAAATCATGAGGAAGATAAAACTCAGAGCGtcatttcaaattcaattgaACCAGTTAGTCAATTATCTACACatgaaaagggaaaagaagagggaagaaaagatgaaCTTGAGACCACAGCTTCACTTGTGAACAAGATAAGCTTGGATATTGCACCAGAATGGAAGGGCACCGGTTTGTCAGTGGCTGATAATCCGTTGTTAGAGGAGCATGACGATTCCAAAGCCGACGCTCTTATTAATTCTCTGGCTCCTGAACAGGATCCAATTGCTGACCTCACAAATAGCGCTACACAACTCATTGTAACAAGAGAATCTGGTGACGCATTGTTTACAGGCAACGTCAACTCTCCCTTAGTCTTTGATGATACGATATACGATGCTAGCACTTCTCCAAATACCTCAAGAAGCATTTCTGGAAGAAGATTCGGCAAGCCCCGCATTCTTTTTGATTCTGCCAAAGCTCAAAGAAACTCCAAACGTAATCATTCTctgaaaacaaagaaaacaacCGCTTCCAATAATACTACCAAAACACCTTTTACTGATCCGTTAAAGAAGGCtgaaaaagagaatgaatttgttgaagaacCATTGGACGATAGAAACgacagaaaagaaagcaatAAGGAAAAGGCCGCAGCTTCCgttgaaaagaatatcCTTGAGCAGGTGGATAAGCCCTTATATAATCTCCCTAAGACAGGTGCTAATACTGTAAGTCCTATCAAGGTCGAGGAAAATCCgaaaatgtttgaaaaaaccAAGACTGGCTCAAAGGTGCTACCAACCGAAAAGGCTACGGCTTTCAAAGTTGAGGTGAAAGACCCGGTCAAAGTAGGAGAGCTAACATCCATTCACGTGGAGTACACTGTAATCAGTGAGTCAGCATTACTCGAGCTAAAATATGCACAAGTAAGCAGGCGTTACAGAGATTTCAGGTGGCTATATCGTCAACTACAAAGCAACCATTGGGGTAAAATAATACCTCCACCACCAGAGAAGCAATCGGTAGGTAGTTTCAAGGAAGATTTTATCGAAAATAGAAGATTTCAAATGGAAAGcatgttaaaaaaaataggtCAAGATCCGGTTCTACAAAAGGACAGAGATTTCCTGCTATTTTTGACAAGCGATGACTTTGGTTCAGAGTCTAAAAGAACAGCATTTTTGACTGGGTCAGGCGCTATTAATGACAGTAACGATCTATCAGAAATCCGGATAAGTGAAATACAGCTACTCGGCGCTGAGGACGCCGCTGAGGTATTAAGAAATGGAGGTATCGATGCAGAATCACACAAGGGATTTATGAATATATCATTTTCCTCTCTACCCAAGTACAACGAAACAGAAGAATTCTTTAccgaaaagaaacaaaagatggatgaattagaagataatttgaaaaaattgagcaAATCCTTGGATATGGTTGACACCTCAAGGAATAGTTTAGCTGCGTCAACAGAAGAATTCTCTAGTATGATAGGAAGCCTATCGTCTTTGAATATAAGTGAGGCTAATTCGGAACtgttgaataattttgctGATGTTCATAAAAGCATAAGAAGCTCTCTTGAGAGGAGCTCTTTGCAGGAGACATTGACTATGGGGGTAATGCTAGATGACTATATTAGGTCATTAGCTAGCGTAAAGGCAATTTTCAACCAGAGAGCCAAATTGGGGTATTTCTTGGTAGTTATTGAAAACGACATGAATAAGAAACACACACAATTGGGTAAATTGGGACAAAATATCCATTCAGAAAAGTTcaaagaaacgaaaaaggaatttcTAGCATTAGAGAGAAGGTACAACCTTACAAAAACACAATGGCAAGAGGTTGGCGATAGAATAAAGGATGAAtttcagaatttttctattgataaaattCGGGAATTCCGAAATGGCATGGAAATATCACTAGAAGCAGCCATTGAATCTCAAAAAGAATGCATCGAGCTTTGGGAGACATTCTACCAAACTAATCTTTAG
- the YNG1 gene encoding Yng1p (Subunit of the NuA3 histone acetyltransferase complex~similar to YOR064C), whose amino-acid sequence MEHLSNEYSDSDIRYSFLSTLDHLPCELIRSLRLMQTIDLFKNEEDERDLEKASRDMLLVATYMNDLVDDQIYFLTQHRKELEMQKSVIKTFNSSVDNIKSKLMLEEPGVYKGPKLLLKINLKKAKSRERKESITSPKIGTTQSGRTEFNNQEEIYCFCRNVSYGPMVACDNPSCPFEWFHYGCVNLKQVPKGKWYCSEDCKEIAKQRSRLKRQKRRK is encoded by the coding sequence ATGGAACACCTCTCCAACGAATATTCGGACTCGGATATCAGGTACAGTTTCTTGAGCACATTGGATCATTTACCATGTGAACTAATAAGATCTCTACGATTGATGCAGACAATCGACTTATTCAAGaacgaagaagacgaacgtgatttggaaaaggcCTCTAGGGATATGTTGCTAGTAGCCACTTATATGAACGATTTGGTCGATGATCAGATTTATTTCTTGACGCAGCATAGGAAAGAACTGGAGATGCAGAAGTCAGTGATAAAAACTTTCAACTCTTCGGTAGATAATATCAAGTCGAAGCTGATGCTAGAAGAACCGGGAGTTTACAAGGGACCAAAACTACTATTAAAGATCAACTTAAAAAAGGCTAAATCGAGAGAAAGGAAAGAGAGCATAACTAGCCCCAAAATTGGGACTACCCAGAGTGGCAGAACAGAGTTTAATAATCAAGAAGAgatttattgtttttgcAGGAATGTATCTTATGGGCCTATGGTGGCTTGCGATAATCCAAGCTGTCCCTTCGAGTGGTTCCATTATGGTTGTGTAAACCTGAAACAAGTTCCCAAGGGCAAATGGTATTGTAGCGAAGATTGTAAGGAAATAGCGAAGCAGAGATCCAGATTGAAACGgcaaaagagaagaaagtaA
- the ALG8 gene encoding dolichyl-P-Glc:Glc1Man(9)GlcNAc(2)-PP-dolichol alpha-1,3-glucosyltransferase (Glucosyl transferase~similar to YOR067C), which produces MKGDRSRQNMALTKKAKLKKNDEPKKVLKAAATEKGEGSKRYSLWNFWISTLFLKLLLIPDYFSTDFDVHRNWLAITNKLPISEWYYEHTSQWTLDYPPFFAYFEWFLSQFVPKVVRDDGCLDIVEVGKFGLPTIVFQRLTVIFSEILLYVVLQVYINTTKLSERSQSFVVASSIVLSPGFLIIDHIHFQYNGFLFAILIGSIVAAKNKRYILCAFLYTTAICFKHIFLYLAPCYFVFLLRAYVLNVNNFQFKSYKDFLFLIRWANLLKLGSVVVGIFTICFLPFAHQMPQVLSRLFPFSRGLTHAYWAPNFWALYSFVDKILTTIMLRLPYVHTFATKFIKPPLIPQNIKEINERLAANNNGSKGLVEDVFFVILPQILPKLTFILTIFYQVLAVLPLLFDPSFKRFVGSLTLCGLASFLFGWHVHEKAIMLVIVPFTFLVGFDRRLLVPFMLVASAGYVSLYPLLYKGQDFFIKTLYTYVWCIIYFAAFRKTTKISSSVERRIFFLDRLALTYIFSLLPMVTVLQILDEVKWRYSFLQKFDFLGLMIYSVYCSLGIISSWFALSWLYNFDELLWQ; this is translated from the coding sequence ATGAAGGGTGATCGTTCGAGACAAAACATGGCTTTGACAAAGAAGGcaaagttaaaaaaaaatgacgaGCCAAAAAAGGTCCTGAAGGCTGCCGCGACCGAAAAAGGTGAGGGATCCAAGCGCTATTCCTTGTGGAATTTCTGGATAAGcacattatttttaaagttGCTGTTGATTCCTGACTATTTTAGTACCGATTTTGACGTTCATAGGAATTGGCTGGCAATCACTAATAAACTGCCCATCAGTGAATGGTATTACGAGCATACCAGTCAATGGACGTTGGATTATCCGCCATTCTTTGCCTATTTTGAATGGTTTTTATCTCAATTTGTTCCTAAAGTTGTTCGCGATGACGGTTGTTTGGATATAGTAGAGGTCGGAAAGTTTGGTTTGCCAACAATCGTTTTCCAAAGACTTACTGTCATCTTCAGTGAAATTCTTCTATATGTTGTCCTCCAAGTATACATTAATACAACAAAACTAAGTGAAAGATCTCAAAGTTTTGTGGTTGCTTCTAGCATTGTATTATCGCCTGGGTTTTTAATAATAGATCACATTCACTTCCAATATaatggttttctttttgccaTCCTAATTGGCTCCATTGTCGCCGCCAAAAATAAGAGATATATTTTGTGTGCCTTTCTGTATACCACTGCTATATGTTTCAAGCacatatttttatatttagCGCCATGTTATTTTGTGTTTTTATTGAGAGCATACGTCCTTAACGTCAACAACTTCCAGTTTAAAAGTTACaaagattttttgtttttgataAGATGGGCGaatcttttgaagttaGGCAGCGTTGTCGTTGGAATTTTCACTATTTGTTTCCTACCGTTTGCTCATCAGATGCCCCAAGTGCTGAGCAGACTATTCCCATTTTCAAGAGGACTAACGCATGCATATTGGGCACCAAACTTCTGGGCGTTGTATTCTTTTGTGGATAAGATACTTACTACGATAATGTTAAGATTACCATATGTCCACACTTTTGCTACAAAGTTCATTAAACCGCCCCTGATCCCTCAAAATATCAAGGAAATCAATGAACGGCTCGCGGCAAACAACAACGGAAGTAAAGGTCTAGTTGAAGACGTATTTTTTGTCATTCTCCCTCAAATTCTGCCAAAATTAACGTTTATTTTGACGATATTTTACCAGGTTTTAGCAGTACTTCCTCTTTTGTTTGATCCGTCGTTCAAAAGGTTCGTTGGCTCGTTAACTCTTTGTGGATTGGCTTCGTTTTTATTCGGATGGCACGTACATGAAAAGGCTATAATGTTAGTCATCGTTCCATTCACATTTCTTGTTGGATTTGATCGCCGTCTTTTGGTGCCGTTTATGCTTGTTGCCTCAGCTGGTTATGTTTCCTTATACCCTCTCCTGTACAAAGgtcaagattttttcattaaaacGCTATACACTTATGTTTGGTGTATAATTTATTTTGCCGCTTTTAGGAAAACTACGAAGATTTCTTCAAGTGTGGAAAgaaggatttttttcttggataGGTTGGCATTAACATacatcttttctttgttgcCAATGGTAACCGTATTACAAATCTTAGATGAAGTCAAGTGGAGGTATTcatttttgcaaaaatttgatttccTAGGGCTAATGATATATAGTGTCTATTGTTCATTAGGCATAATCAGCTCGTGGTTTGCCTTATCGTGGTTATATAATTTTGACGAGTTACTGTGGCAGTGA
- the MSA1 gene encoding Msa1p (Activator of G1-specific transcription factors MBF and SBF~similar to YOR066W), whose amino-acid sequence MDKSMIKKRGRPPITKDYPNPLQSPMAHSSMQVQKQGPHSFAKPLMKVGQSSPSPNKRRLSIDHHHNLAATTRKGRYRGVLLSTPTKKSGNNGSTPISTPSSNDSYNNTVFSETRKSFLQSSPPIMTSSPAFQKKNDYVFPSPDQFKLSLTITESGKAVIAGSLPFSPLSKSSHSLMSNNNKMILPNDKIHKNSKKSAPKFEKKRILSLLRQMKNEKDCDALPEVGPAKSSRSDIIDTELPTIIETSASPIGSARNGNAVLTHPPQSPPPSAQLKPPSTPKSSLEFRTGFTPNVALNSVSLNNTLVKSTNATSSGNNNNHNSNSVTNIADANTLLTLTNSPGVFLSPRNKMLPKSTTASSEQQQEFVFKFSSGDPLLLTDDADGNWPEMLFNISNTPRRQKCFNTPPSWINFGSPGLFSPPRSSNVMVNGATTATTSDTGNVHRQLQAQLEAQVQVQSQTNSPTQRQQQQRQFQMPPPHINMNSSPPQINIASPPQQSMSRRSSIYFNKEKNTPGVANMLGNTKSENLQPPANLFNAAHGPSTPRNQEFQLPTLIECTPLIQQTMNGSLGTKYIPGTSIPNSTTPNLHGFIAENVKTSSSLDESLKHNPYSNKQDDARTALKRLIDDQ is encoded by the coding sequence ATGGATAAAAGCAtgatcaagaaaagaggcAGGCCTCCCATCACGAAAGATTATCCTAATCCCCTACAAAGCCCCATGGCGCATTCTTCAATGCAAGTCCAGAAGCAAGGGCCTCACAGTTTTGCCAAACCTCTGATGAAAGTGGGGCAATCTAGCCCATCCccaaataaaagaagacTGAGCATTGACCATCATCATAATTTGGCGGCGACTACGAGGAAAGGTAGATACAGGGGCGTTCTTCTCTCTACTCCCACCAAGAAATCTGGAAATAACGGATCTACACCGATCTCTACCCCGTCTTCGAATGACAGCTATAACAATACGGTGTTTTCTGAAACAAGGAAATCATTCCTACAAAGTTCGCCGCCTATTATGACATCCTCTCCAgctttccaaaagaaaaatgattATGTATTTCCTTCACCGGACCAATTCAAACTTTCTTTAACCATTACCGAAAGTGGGAAGGCCGTAATTGCTGGGTCTTTACCCTTCTCTCCATTGTCAAAATCATCTCATTCTTTAATGagcaataataataaaatgatCTTGCCCAATGACAAAATTCACAAAAACAGCAAGAAAAGCGCACCTAAGTTTGAGAAGAAACGTATCCTTTCTCTCTTGAGGCAGATGAAGAATGAGAAAGATTGTGATGCGCTTCCCGAAGTAGGTCCAGCCAAATCAAGCAGATCTGACATTATCGACACAGAATTACCGACTATCATAGAAACTTCGGCTTCTCCAATAGGCAGCGCTAGAAACGGCAACGCAGTACTTACGCATCCCCCACAATCACCTCCCCCAAGTGCACAACTTAAACCTCCATCCACTCCAAAGAGTTCTTTAGAATTCAGAACGGGATTTACCCCCAACGTTGCACTAAATTCCGTATCATTAAACAATACTTTAGTCAAATCTACTAATGCTACGAGCTCCggaaataataacaatcaTAACAGTAATTCCGTTACTAATATCGCAGATGCCAATACTTTACTTACCTTGACCAATAGCCCTGGAGTTTTTTTATCGCCGAGAAACAAAATGTTGCCCAAATCAACTACTGCATCTAGCGAACAACAGCAGGAATTTGtattcaaattttcaagtGGTGACCCGTTATTGCTTACTGATGACGCAGATGGAAACTGGCCAGAAATGCTGTTCAATATATCGAATACTCCAAGACGCCAAAAATGTTTCAATACACCTCCTTCATGGATAAATTTTGGCTCACCTGGATTGTTCAGTCCACCAAGAAGTTCCAATGTTATGGTGAATGGTGCGACTACAGCAACCACATCGGATACCGGTAACGTCCATAGGCAATTGCAAGCCCAATTGGAGGCACAAGTGCAAGTGCAATCCCAAACCAATTCTCCAACTCAAAggcaacagcaacagcgTCAATTTCAAATGCCTCCACCCCATATAAACATGAACTCTTCTCCGCCGCAAATCAATATCGCTTCCCCACCTCAACAATCTATGTCCCGCAGGTCATCTATTTacttcaataaagaaaaaaacacaCCAGGGGTAGCAAATATGCTAGGTAACACCAAAAGTGAAAATCTACAGCCGCCAGCGAATTTGTTTAACGCTGCCCATGGTCCTTCTACTCCTAGGAATCAAGAATTTCAATTACCCACTTTGATTGAATGCACTCCATTAATCCAACAGACAATGAATGGCTCATTGGGAACCAAATACATACCAGGAACTTCCATCCCGAACAGTACTACCCCCAATTTGCACGGGTTCATTGCTGAGAATGTGAAAACTTCCTCTAGTTTAGATGAGTCACTAAAACACAACCCATACAGCAACAAGCAAGATGATGCTAGAACtgctttgaaaagattaaTTGATGATCAATGA